A window of the Desulfobacula toluolica Tol2 genome harbors these coding sequences:
- a CDS encoding SCO family protein yields the protein MIPVRSSPIFFAFFLAVWLTFLPVAQAETNHEQMHPDHGTATPRQDVMVGEGEPDQSIHDHTQMVMETEKQEPALTQQIKVEEQLGKYAALDTRFKDDNGNPIKLETIFDKPVVLLPVYFMCPSVCDFLQADLANALNFVDQIPGKEFNVVTLGFADDEDHTHANIAKTNYSNLIKRDFPLENWFYLTGDNENIHKLTDSLGYYFIKTKPHFYVHPSVLVVLAKDGKIIRYLYGPNFLPFDLGMAISEADRGEPGISIKRGVLSFCFDYDPQKKTYVFKMFRIVGTAILILVLGFIIFLLYPSKRDKSKKDKTVFKNENS from the coding sequence CATATTTTTTGCCTTTTTTCTGGCCGTCTGGCTGACCTTTTTGCCGGTGGCTCAGGCAGAAACCAATCACGAGCAAATGCATCCTGATCACGGGACGGCAACACCCCGTCAGGATGTAATGGTCGGCGAGGGAGAACCTGATCAAAGCATTCATGATCACACCCAAATGGTCATGGAAACCGAAAAACAGGAACCCGCACTTACCCAGCAGATTAAGGTTGAAGAACAATTGGGGAAATATGCGGCCCTGGACACCCGTTTTAAAGATGATAATGGCAATCCGATCAAGCTTGAAACTATTTTTGACAAGCCGGTTGTATTGCTTCCAGTTTATTTTATGTGCCCCTCTGTCTGTGATTTTTTGCAGGCAGACTTGGCAAATGCCCTGAACTTTGTGGATCAGATACCGGGCAAGGAATTTAATGTGGTTACCCTGGGTTTTGCCGATGATGAAGATCATACACATGCAAATATCGCCAAAACAAATTACAGCAACCTGATAAAACGGGATTTTCCCCTGGAAAACTGGTTTTATCTGACCGGGGATAATGAGAATATCCATAAACTGACCGATTCCCTGGGATATTATTTTATCAAGACAAAACCCCATTTTTATGTCCATCCCTCCGTGCTTGTGGTTCTTGCTAAGGACGGGAAAATTATCCGGTATCTGTACGGACCCAATTTTTTGCCTTTTGATCTTGGGATGGCAATCAGCGAAGCCGACAGGGGAGAACCCGGTATTTCAATCAAAAGAGGTGTGTTGTCATTTTGTTTTGATTATGACCCCCAGAAGAAGACCTATGTTTTTAAGATGTTTCGGATTGTTGGAACAGCTATCCTGATACTGGTGCTTGGATTTATTATATTTTTGCTGTATCCGTCAAAAAGAGACAAGAGTAAAAAAGATAAAACAGTATTTAAAAATGAAAATTCGTAA
- a CDS encoding cytochrome c oxidase subunit I produces the protein MEGATSFFETPSPARYKGVWSWLITTDHKRIGLMYMFSILFWFLLAVLLGGLLRLELMFPGETVIGSEIYNSMFTLHGVIMIFLFIIPGIPAIFGNFFLPMQIGTDDVFFPKLNLLSWYLYMSGGAIAIISLFSDGFADTGWTFYVPFSISTNTNVSTAVFAAFVLGMASMLTGLNFITTVHKMKRKDMGWMQIPLFTWTLYATSWVQLLATPVVSITLLLVIIERYVGVGLFDPSRGGDPILYQHLFWMYSHPAVYIMILPGMGVISEIIPVFSRKSIFGYKAIVASSMAIAIAGSLVWAHHMYTSGMSDTAIFVFSLLTFVVAIPSAIKVFSWVSTLYKGSIQMAPPLFLALCFIYLFSVGGLTGLVLGAAGTDIHVHDTHFVVAHFHFTMFGGTGFAFFAALHYWWPKMFGRMYDFKRAYIGAILVTGGFVLHYVPMFILGLQGMPRRYFDYLPQYATGNFFAGFGAFFMIIGIFLMMTNLMLSFRKQRDAVSDPWGGTTLEWQTPSPPPLHNFITEPEVLAYPYDFTGVVERYASQKK, from the coding sequence ATGGAAGGTGCAACATCTTTTTTTGAAACCCCTTCACCGGCAAGGTATAAGGGTGTGTGGTCCTGGCTGATCACAACTGATCACAAGCGCATTGGATTGATGTATATGTTTTCAATCCTTTTCTGGTTTTTGCTGGCCGTCCTTTTGGGGGGGCTTCTTCGTCTGGAACTCATGTTTCCCGGTGAAACGGTTATAGGCTCTGAAATATACAATTCAATGTTTACCCTTCACGGGGTTATCATGATTTTTCTGTTCATCATTCCTGGTATACCTGCTATTTTTGGAAATTTTTTTTTGCCCATGCAGATCGGAACTGATGACGTTTTTTTTCCAAAACTGAATCTTTTGTCCTGGTATCTGTATATGAGCGGCGGGGCCATTGCCATCATATCTCTTTTTTCAGACGGATTTGCCGACACTGGATGGACCTTTTATGTGCCGTTCTCCATTTCAACCAACACCAATGTTTCCACGGCGGTTTTTGCCGCATTTGTCCTGGGGATGGCCTCCATGCTAACGGGCTTGAATTTTATCACCACAGTACACAAGATGAAAAGAAAAGATATGGGCTGGATGCAGATCCCTTTGTTCACCTGGACCTTGTATGCCACATCCTGGGTTCAGCTGCTGGCAACGCCCGTGGTTTCCATCACACTGTTGCTGGTAATCATTGAACGTTATGTCGGAGTAGGGCTTTTTGATCCGTCCAGGGGAGGGGACCCGATTTTATACCAGCACCTGTTCTGGATGTATTCCCATCCGGCTGTTTATATCATGATCCTGCCTGGTATGGGGGTTATCTCGGAAATTATTCCCGTGTTTTCACGCAAATCCATATTCGGATACAAAGCCATTGTGGCTTCCTCCATGGCCATTGCCATTGCAGGCTCCCTTGTCTGGGCTCATCATATGTATACCAGCGGGATGAGCGATACGGCTATTTTCGTATTTTCTCTGCTGACTTTTGTGGTGGCAATCCCTTCGGCCATCAAGGTGTTTTCATGGGTGTCCACCCTGTATAAAGGTTCGATACAGATGGCACCGCCCCTGTTTTTAGCCTTATGCTTTATTTATCTGTTTTCAGTGGGCGGGTTGACCGGCCTTGTCCTGGGAGCCGCCGGAACAGATATTCATGTCCATGATACCCATTTTGTGGTGGCCCATTTCCATTTCACCATGTTCGGCGGAACCGGGTTTGCATTTTTCGCAGCACTGCATTATTGGTGGCCCAAAATGTTCGGGCGCATGTATGATTTTAAACGGGCCTATATCGGTGCCATCCTTGTTACGGGCGGGTTTGTGCTTCACTATGTGCCCATGTTCATTCTGGGGCTGCAGGGAATGCCCAGGCGCTATTTTGATTATCTGCCGCAATATGCAACCGGTAATTTTTTTGCAGGATTTGGTGCTTTTTTCATGATTATCGGGATCTTTTTAATGATGACCAACCTGATGCTTTCCTTTAGAAAACAACGGGATGCGGTTTCTGATCCATGGGGAGGCACAACTCTTGAGTGGCAGACACCCTCTCCGCCGCCGCTTCATAACTTTATAACAGAACCCGAGGTGTTGGCTTACCCCTATGATTTTACAGGGGTTGTGGAACGATATGCCTCCCAAAAAAAATGA
- a CDS encoding cytochrome c oxidase subunit 3 has product MSSSLDESGKKMGMWLFLYTEIILFGGLFVLYAVYFARYTSDFVDGGKELNRLFGVVNTVILLVSSFAVAASITAIQKKEKKWVMAGILTALLCGLVFLVNKYFEWSHKIEYGIFPNSEKLVDGPPGQNMFFGLYYVITGLHGVHIVIGMSLLLISLVLVMREKITHDRFAMLENSGLYWHLVDLIWIFIFPLFYLVI; this is encoded by the coding sequence ATGTCCTCTTCTCTTGATGAATCCGGTAAAAAGATGGGCATGTGGCTTTTTCTTTATACGGAGATCATCCTTTTTGGCGGCCTTTTTGTTCTGTATGCCGTATATTTTGCAAGGTACACCAGTGATTTTGTGGATGGCGGCAAAGAATTGAACCGCCTTTTCGGCGTTGTAAATACCGTCATTTTGCTGGTTTCAAGTTTTGCCGTGGCAGCATCCATTACGGCGATTCAAAAAAAAGAAAAAAAATGGGTCATGGCCGGGATTTTGACGGCCCTTTTGTGCGGCCTTGTATTTCTGGTCAACAAGTATTTTGAATGGAGTCACAAAATAGAATATGGAATTTTTCCCAATTCGGAAAAATTGGTGGATGGTCCTCCCGGTCAGAATATGTTTTTCGGGCTTTATTATGTGATAACAGGGCTGCACGGTGTTCATATTGTTATCGGCATGAGCCTTTTGTTGATCAGCCTTGTGCTGGTTATGAGAGAGAAAATTACTCATGACCGGTTTGCCATGCTTGAAAATTCAGGGCTTTACTGGCATCTGGTGGATTTGATCTGGATTTTTATTTTTCCTTTATTTTATTTGGTGATTTAG
- a CDS encoding cytochrome C oxidase subunit IV family protein, whose translation MENKPLQHFFEYKTLFNVLLVLLMFTGITVAVSFMDLGKLNVWITLLIASVKASFVLLFFMHMKFEGRVLLLSFLGTIFFLGIMISFTFWDVAFR comes from the coding sequence ATGGAAAATAAACCGTTACAGCATTTTTTTGAATATAAAACGCTTTTTAATGTTCTTCTGGTATTATTGATGTTTACCGGTATCACTGTGGCCGTGTCTTTTATGGATCTGGGAAAGCTCAATGTCTGGATCACCCTTTTGATTGCATCCGTCAAAGCGTCCTTTGTGCTGCTTTTTTTCATGCACATGAAATTTGAAGGCAGGGTACTTTTACTTTCTTTTCTCGGAACTATTTTTTTTCTCGGCATCATGATCAGTTTTACATTCTGGGATGTTGCATTCAGATGA
- the coxB gene encoding cytochrome c oxidase subunit II, translated as MNDIVNPVALVDRSFYFIIGFSFVFLFAITLVMIWFVIRYRRSKHPSPSDIRGNLLLETVWIVLPTIIALSMFVSGWRSYTGLRNVPEGALEIEVIGQSFSWLFYYPNDKETESEIVVPVNTPVKLNITSADVIHSIFIPAFRVKVDAVKGLYTYAWFLPEKTGEYFFQCTEFCGTGHSDMTGVVRVVSQEEYEKWVNQEDEW; from the coding sequence ATGAATGATATTGTAAATCCGGTTGCTTTGGTGGACCGGTCTTTTTATTTTATTATCGGTTTTTCGTTTGTTTTTTTGTTTGCCATCACCCTTGTGATGATCTGGTTTGTGATCCGGTATCGGCGCAGCAAACATCCAAGCCCGTCGGATATTCGTGGAAATCTGCTCTTGGAAACGGTCTGGATTGTCCTGCCTACCATTATCGCACTGTCCATGTTTGTGTCCGGGTGGAGATCCTATACCGGCTTGAGAAATGTTCCCGAAGGCGCCCTTGAAATAGAAGTGATCGGCCAGTCATTTTCATGGCTGTTTTATTATCCCAACGACAAAGAGACGGAAAGCGAAATCGTGGTGCCGGTGAACACGCCCGTGAAATTAAACATTACCTCGGCTGATGTGATCCACAGCATTTTTATTCCCGCCTTCAGGGTCAAGGTGGATGCGGTGAAAGGTCTTTATACCTATGCCTGGTTTCTGCCGGAAAAGACAGGGGAATACTTTTTCCAGTGTACCGAGTTTTGCGGCACGGGCCATTCCGACATGACAGGGGTGGTCCGTGTGGTTTCTCAAGAAGAATATGAAAAATGGGTCAACCAGGAAGATGAGTGGTAA
- a CDS encoding UbiA family prenyltransferase → MSGNKTDLVVQAGGSGSVQAITHYLELFKLHLCLYIGLSAVFGHVMACQSFSFESLLVGILVLVLACGSAVLNNIQDRVYDGFFFRTRHRSLPQKKVPVFHAAVIAIVMIWCGLFGLLLFTGLFCFFWGGMALIAYNGLYTPLKKQSLLAIVPGTLCGMLPLLIGWAAAGKPLSDPHILMIMVVMGLWQIPHFFIILLKTKPSPSGMAGYNRFPCFTKIFSPNEIKLQILIWTSLYSLAILLFLLNGSIKNPLLSNLSGLNAVMIPFLVSIMVIKSGKWNLPFAFVSINLSVLFFMGAGIFDNCLL, encoded by the coding sequence ATGAGTGGTAACAAAACCGACCTGGTGGTGCAGGCAGGGGGTTCAGGTTCAGTTCAAGCGATAACGCATTACCTGGAATTGTTTAAACTGCATCTGTGTCTCTATATCGGTCTTTCCGCCGTGTTCGGCCATGTTATGGCCTGTCAAAGTTTTTCTTTTGAGTCGCTTTTGGTAGGCATTTTAGTGCTGGTACTGGCCTGTGGATCTGCTGTTTTGAACAATATCCAGGACAGGGTGTATGATGGATTTTTTTTCAGAACACGCCACAGAAGCCTGCCCCAAAAAAAAGTACCCGTTTTTCATGCAGCAGTTATTGCCATAGTGATGATCTGGTGCGGGCTTTTTGGGCTTTTGCTGTTTACAGGACTTTTTTGTTTTTTCTGGGGGGGCATGGCATTGATCGCTTACAATGGCCTTTATACCCCTTTAAAAAAACAATCTTTGCTGGCTATTGTTCCCGGAACCCTGTGCGGCATGCTTCCGCTGCTGATCGGATGGGCTGCCGCAGGAAAGCCTTTGTCTGATCCCCATATCCTGATGATCATGGTGGTTATGGGACTATGGCAGATACCTCATTTTTTCATCATTCTGTTAAAAACCAAACCGTCCCCATCCGGAATGGCCGGTTACAACCGGTTCCCCTGTTTTACAAAAATCTTTTCTCCAAACGAAATAAAGCTGCAAATCCTGATCTGGACAAGCCTCTACAGCCTTGCAATCCTGCTGTTTTTGCTGAACGGCTCCATAAAAAATCCTTTGTTATCAAATCTTTCCGGGTTGAATGCCGTTATGATTCCTTTTCTTGTTTCAATAATGGTAATTAAATCCGGCAAATGGAATCTGCCGTTTGCCTTTGTCTCCATTAATCTGTCTGTGCTTTTTTTTATGGGTGCAGGAATTTTTGATAATTGTCTGCTGTGA